The stretch of DNA GAGCCGACGGTGAAGGCGGAAGCCTTCGCACGGGGGGCGAACGACTACCTGGTCAAGCTGCCCGACCGCATCGAGTTGATCGCGCGCCTGCGCTACCATTCCAATGCCTACATCGCCCAGTTGCAGCGCGACGAGGCCTACGGCGCGCTGGCGGCGGAACTGCACGAGGCGGCGAGCTACGTGCGCTCGCAACTGCCGGCGCCGATACTTGCGGGGCCCATCCGCAGCGCTTGGGAGTTCGTGCCTTCCACCACGCTGGGAGGGGATTCCTTCGGCTATTTCGACGTCGATCCCGGCCATTTCGCATTTTTCCTCCTGGACGTCTGCGGCCACGGCGTGGGGCCCGCCCTGCTTTCGGTATCGGCCATGGCGGCGATCAGCCAGCGTACCCTGCCGGAGGTCGATTTGCTGGATCCGGCATCGGTGCTTGGCGCGCTCAACGAAGCCTTCGCCATGGAAAAGCATAATCTGCTGTATTTCACCATCTGGTACGGGGTGTTCGACCGGGCCACCCGTACCGTGCGCTATGCCAGCGCCGGCCATCCGCCGGCGGTCGTCATCCCGGCAGGCGGCGCGCCCGTCGAGCTGCGGCAGCAGGCCATGCCCATAGGCGTCATGGGCGACGCTTCGTTCCCGGCCGCGGCATTCCGCTTGCCGCCGGCTGCCACGGTTTATCTGTTCAGCGATGGGATTTACGAGGTCACGCGTCCCGGCGGCGAGGAGTTTACGTTCGGCGAGTTCATGGACCAACTGGCGTCGGTCGCTTCGTCCGGCGGCGGTCCGATGGAGATATTGGCGGCGATGCGCGACATTCAGAACAGCGCGGAATTCGAAGACGACGTCTCCGTTCTGGCGCTGAAATTCGATTGATCATCAAGGGCTCCGGAGCGGATTCG from Methylococcus geothermalis encodes:
- a CDS encoding fused response regulator/phosphatase; translated protein: MSEEKGRVTALAVAHPVVVLLIDDQKIIGEAVRRLLKDETDIEFHFLSDPTQALAEAERVRPTIILQDLVMPEVDGLDLVVRFREHPASRDIPLIVLSSKEEPTVKAEAFARGANDYLVKLPDRIELIARLRYHSNAYIAQLQRDEAYGALAAELHEAASYVRSQLPAPILAGPIRSAWEFVPSTTLGGDSFGYFDVDPGHFAFFLLDVCGHGVGPALLSVSAMAAISQRTLPEVDLLDPASVLGALNEAFAMEKHNLLYFTIWYGVFDRATRTVRYASAGHPPAVVIPAGGAPVELRQQAMPIGVMGDASFPAAAFRLPPAATVYLFSDGIYEVTRPGGEEFTFGEFMDQLASVASSGGGPMEILAAMRDIQNSAEFEDDVSVLALKFD